DNA from Bradyrhizobium japonicum USDA 6:
CCGACGCGGTGCTGGAGCGGATCAAGGACGCAGCCGATCCACGCATCAAAGAGGTCAGCGAGGCGCTGGTGCGCCACCTTCATGCCTTCGTCCGTGAGATCCGGCCGACCCAGAAGGAATGGGAATACGGCATCGATTTCCTGACACGCACCGGTCACATGTGCGACGACAAGCGCCAGGAGTTCATCCTGCTGTCCGACACGCTCGGCGTCTCCATGCTGGTCGACGCGATCAACCATCCCGTGCCGGAAGGTGCGACCGAGACGACGGTGCTCGGCCCGTTCTTCGTCCAGGCCGCGCCGGAGAAGGACAGCGGCGCCGATATCTCGGGGCCGATGGAAGGCGATCCGATGCTGGTCACCGGCTCGGTCTCGACCGTCGACGGACAACCGCTTGCGGGCGCCATCGTGGATGTCTGGCATTCCGACGACGACGGCTATTACGACGTGCAGCAGCTCGACGACATCGGCGATCTCGCGATGCGCGCGCGCTTCCATACCGACGCCAATGGCCGTTTCCATTTCTGGTCGATCAAGCCGGCCGCCTATCCGATCCCGCATGACGGCCCCGTCGGCGAGATGCTGGAGGTACAGGGCCGCCATCCCTGGCGCCCCGCGCACGTGCATTTCATGATCTCGGCGCCCGGTTTCGAGCAGCTCGTGACCCATGTGTTCGTCGCCGGCGACAAATATCTCGACAGCGACGTGGTGTTCGGCGTCAAGGACAGCCTGATCCGCGAATTCACTGGCCACCCCGCCGGCCGTGCGCCGGATGGTCGCATGGTGGAGCGCGATTATTTCCACCTCAATTACGATTTCGGCCTGAAGCAGGTCGCGAGCAATGCGAGAGCCGCCTAGGCTAAACGAAGGACCAACAAGAGTCCGGCAACAGGGAGCAGACGAGGAGCAAGGATGGGACCGCGGGTCAGCACGAGCATATTGGCCGATCGCCTCACCGGCATGATCGGCCCGCGCGCGAGCGTTGCGCGCGGCGTGCTCGATCAGCACGGGCAGAG
Protein-coding regions in this window:
- a CDS encoding intradiol ring-cleavage dioxygenase, translating into MRNFNETTITDAVLERIKDAADPRIKEVSEALVRHLHAFVREIRPTQKEWEYGIDFLTRTGHMCDDKRQEFILLSDTLGVSMLVDAINHPVPEGATETTVLGPFFVQAAPEKDSGADISGPMEGDPMLVTGSVSTVDGQPLAGAIVDVWHSDDDGYYDVQQLDDIGDLAMRARFHTDANGRFHFWSIKPAAYPIPHDGPVGEMLEVQGRHPWRPAHVHFMISAPGFEQLVTHVFVAGDKYLDSDVVFGVKDSLIREFTGHPAGRAPDGRMVERDYFHLNYDFGLKQVASNARAA